Within the Saccharopolyspora gloriosae genome, the region GATCAGATAGCCGATGGCCAGCTGCAGATAGGTGAAGGTGCCGAGGTAGGCCACCGTCGGCACGCTGATCACGGTCAGCGTGGAGGTCTCGGTGGCGACCACGGAGAAGCACACCGCCCACCACGGCAGGGTGCGGCTGCCGACGAAGTACTCCTGCGAGCTGCGTTGCCGACCGCTCAGCAGCAAGCCCAGCAACGGCATCGCGACCAGGTACAACCCGATCACGATGAGATCGATGGACCTCATTCGGCCTCCATGGGAGTCGTGGGGTGGGTGATGCGCAGGCGGCGCACCGGTTCGCGGGCCGGTTCCGGCAGCCGCAGCGGCGCGGTTCCGGGTGTGATCGCGCCGAGCAGCCGAGGCCCGTCGGCGCCGGTGGTTCCGGGCACGTTGCCGGGTAGCCCGTTCCAGGTCAACCAGCCCAGCAACGCCGTCAGATAACCCTCTTTCCCCGCCGCGGGCAGGCCGAGGTCGTCGCTGACGTGAACTTCGACGTCCGCCGTGCCCGGACGATCGCCCCGCAACCGCTCGCGCAGCGCCGCCATCAGCGTCGGGTTGTGCACGCCGCCGCCGGAGGCGATGACCTCGCGGGGACCGTGGCGGTGGCAGGCGTCGGCGATGGTGGCGGCGGTGAGTTCCGTCAACGTCGCCAGCAGATCCGGTCCACTGACGTCCAGGCCGCGTACGGCCCGGGCCAGGTAGTCGGCGTTGAAGTGCTCCTTGCCCGTGGATTTCGGTGGGGCCTCGCGGTAGTAGTCGTCGGCGAGCAGTCTCGCGAGCAGCTCCTCGTGCACCTGGCCGCCGGCGGCGATCAGGCCGCCGAGGTCGCTGGCGGCGGTGCCACCGGTGACCTGGGCCGCTGCCGCGTCCAGCAGCGCGTTGCCCGGCCCGGTGTCGTAGGCCAGGGGTTCGGGGCCGCCGACGACGGTGATGTTGGCGATGCCGCCGATGTTCAGCGCGATCGCAGGCCTCGGCCGGTCGGCGAGCCACAACGCGTCGAGCACCCCGGCCAGCGGCGCCCCGTGCCCGCCCGCGGCGACGTCGCGGGCACGCAGGTCCGCGATCACCGGCACGCCGGTGGCTTCGGCGATCCACGCGGCCTGCCCGAGTTGCGTGGTGCCGCGCGCCCGGCCGTCCTCGACCCAGTGGTACAGCGTCTGCCCGAGCGAGGCGATCAGGTCGACCTCCCCGAACTCGGCGATACCCGCTCGCGCCGCTGCGGCGAACGCCAGGCCGACCTCGGTGTCGAGCACGCAGAACTCACGAGCGTCGACGCCTGCGGGAGGCAGCGCCGCGAGGAGCCGGCGCCGCAGCTCGGCAGGGTAGGCGACCTCGGTGAACCCGCCCGGCCGCAGCTCCGCCACACCGCCTCCGGGCAGGCTCAGCTCGCCGACGGCGACGTCGATGCCGTCCATCGACGTCCCGGAGATCAGGCCGAGGACCCGCCAAGAGGACATGCACAGTGGTGTATTGCACGAGCCTGGGGGATGCAAGCTTGTTTCCATCATTGTTGGTGAATCGCCCACTTGGATGCTCGTTGTCAGTTCTCCCCCGGAGGGGAGGCAGTGGCCCTCTCGCTGCGCCCCAGTCCTCGTGAGACGACCGCTGGGACGGTCCCCGGTCACCCGCATGGTCACTGCTCATCGGCATCGCCGCTGACAGGACGACGACAACGAACCCACCCGCGCGCGCCGGCCCCAGAACCTGCTCCGGGGCTGCTCCGCCGCTGCTGGAAGCGGGTGCGAGGATGGGCTCGTGTCCACCTCGAACCTGATTTTGATCGCCGTTGTCGTAGCCGTGGTGCTGTTGCTGGCCGTGGTCACCGGCATCGTGCTGGCCCGGAGGCGCCGCATCAGCCTGCGCGAGCAGGAAGCCGAGCGCCCGGCGGTGCAGGGCGGCGGCTACCAGGCGGGCGGCGGTTTCAGCTTCTCCAGCGGCGCGACCGCGACGGCGCCCCCGGAACATCCGGTCGAGCAGCGTCCGGAGACCGAGGGGCAGCCCGGAGTCGGCGACGACGCCGCGGAACCGAGGGACAGCGCGCGGCGCGGCATCGTGGACGTGCCACTGCCCGCCGAAACCGAGGTCGAAGCGGAGACGGGCGCTCCGCGCGAGCAGCCCGCCGACCGGACCGGCACCACCGAGGACACGACGGCGACCGACGCGACCACCAAGGCCGCCGAAGACGAGGCGACCGAGTCGGACGGCGCGACGGCCGTCGGCAAGGTCGAAGACACCACCGATACCGCCCCGCCGACCGAGGTGCCGGAGCAGGGCCGCACCGCGACCCCACCCGACCCGGCTCCCGCGGTCGCCGAGCCGGTCACCGAGATCGAGGAGATCGAACCGACCTCGGGCAGGCTGGAGCGGCTGCGCGGCAGGCTCTCCCGCTCCCGCTCCACGTTCGGACAAGGCCTGCTGGGCCTGCTCGGCGCGGGCGACCTGGACGAGGACTCCTGGGAAGAGGTCGAAGACACCCTGCTGATGGCCGACCTGGGCGCGGCCACCACCACGGAAATCGTCGAGCGCCTGCGCACCGAGATCGCCTCGCGCGGCGTGCGCACCCCGGACGACGCGCGGGCGCTGCTGCGCGAAGTGCTCATCGACGCGTTGAGCACCGACGCGCCGCGCGCCGTGCGCGCACTGCCGCACGGCGACCCCGCCGACGGGGGCAAGCCGGCGGTGCTGCTGGTCGTCGGCGTCAACGGCACCGGCAAGACCACCACCACCGGCAAGCTGGCGCGGGTCCTGATCGCCGACGGCCACAAAGTGCTGCTCGGCGCGGCCGACACGTTCCGCGCCGCCGCCGTCGAACAGCTCGCCACCTGGGGTGAGCGGGTCGGCGCCGAAGTGGTGCGCGGCAACGAAGGCCAGGACCCGGCGAGCGTCGCGTTCGAGTCGGTCTCCCGCGCAGGAGACACCGGAGTGGACGCCGTGCTGGTGGACACCGCAGGCCGCCTGCACACAAAAACCGGCCTGATGGACGAGCTCGGCAAGGTCAAGCGAGTCGTGGAGAAGCGCGCCCAGGTCGACGAGGTGCTGCTGGTGCTGGACGCCACCACCGGCCAGAACGGCCTGGTGCAGGCACGGGTGTTCTCCGAGGTCGTGGACGTGACCGGCATCGTGCTGACCAAGCTCGACGGCACCGCGAAGGGCGGCATCGTCTTCCAGGTGCAGCGCGAACTGGGCGTGCCGGTGAAACTCGTCGGCCTCGGCGAAGGCGCCGACCACCTAGCGCCGTTCGAGCCTGCTGCGTTCGTGGATGCTTTGCTGGGCTGATTTTGCGTTGGTGGTCGGGTGGCGGAACCTCAGCTGTCTTCTCGCTGCGGGATCTTTTTCCCGAGTGGCTCCGCCACGAGGGAAAAAGCTGTCCTCGCGAGAAGACAGCTGAGAACCCGCCGGTGGTCACCTTGCTTGCGTGGGCTATGTGCTTCGCACATACAGGCACGGCTACGCCGCGAGGCACGGCCTTCGGCCGCCAGGCAAGCGTGGCTTCGCCCGCCCTTCGCGGACTTCGCCGCCGACTGCACGGCTTCGCCGCGAGGCACGGCTTCGCCGCGAGGCACGGCTTTGCCGCCGACTGCGCGGCTTTGCCGCCCTTTGTGGGCTTCGGCCGGCGGCTGCACGGATTTGACGCTGGCGAGAGCGAAATTCGAGGACTCGTAGGTGCGCCTCCGGTGCGGCACCGTTCGGCGAACGGTTGGTGAGCACTTTGCGACAGGGCTGTTCCGGCCGGTTTCCCGCGGACATGATCTGCCCGTTCTGACGAGGACCGCGGACGCGCTCCGCGGCACGTGCTGAAGGGGCAGATCATGAGCAGACGGATCGGGTCGATGTCGTCCGCGCCGTTGCGGCTGTGCTCCGCGTTGGCGGTGGCATTGCTGGTGGTGGCCGGGTCTTTCGTGGTGGCCGCGCCCGAGGCCGCGGCCTACTCGTGGACGCGGCAGCTGCAAGAGGGCGACAGCGGCGAGGACGTCCGGGAAGTCCAGATCCGCGTGGCGGGCTGGGCCGCCGACGAGGCATCGAAGACGAACGTGGCCGTGGACGGGCAGTTCGGGCCGGGCACCACGGCAGCGGTGTCCCGCTTCCAAAGCGCCTACGGGCTGTCCGCCAGCGGAGTCGTGGATTCGGCGACGCAGGACGCGCTGAACGCGTTGGAGGACTCCGACGGATCCACCGCGCACTTCGACTTCGCCGAGTTCGAATCCAAGGACGGCGCCGGTTTCGGCAGCGGCAATGTCGGCGCGAGCACGGTGAAGGAGAACGTGCGGCGCCTGATGTACAAGCTCGAAGCCGTCCGCACCAAGGCCGGTGACGCCGCGATCACCGTCAACTCCGGGTTCCGCAGCATCGCCCACAACGAGAGCGTCGGCGGCGCCGCCAACAGCCAGCACACCTACGGCATCGCCGCCGACGTCGTGATCAGCGGCCACAGCGTCGGCGACACCATCGGATACGCCCAGACCTCCGGATTCTCCGGCATCATCCGCTACGACACCTTCACCCACGTCGACAGCCGCGCCGAGTACGACTACGGCGCGAACTCCTGGTACTGGAGCGTCTGACAACCCGGATCCGCCGGGTCACCACCTGATCCGGCGGAGCCCCCGGACCCGCTGGAACACGTCACCGGCGGACAACGGAACGTTCCGGCAGGGACACCGAATTCCGCCGAAGCCCCGCCCCAGCCGGGGAAACCGGCCTCGTAGCTTTCGGGAGCCGAGCGGGTCTGGTCCTGAACGGCATCGCGCACACATCGCGTGCCGAACGGATTCCGGTATCCGCCGAGGAAGTCCGGGAACTCGACGAGCTCCTGCACTACTTCGAGTCGCCCGTGGACTTGCTGGATTCGATCAACGATCGGGAGACCGTGCTCGCCTCGCTCAACGTGGTCGCGCAGGACTGAGGATTCCGAGACGCGACGGAGCCGAACCTGCACCGGCCGGTGTCCGATCATCCCATGTACGTGATGCACTGTGCGGCGTGACGGTGACGGGGAAGCAGGCGGAGCGGTTCGCGATCGGGACGTTGGTGCTGGTCGTGCTGGTGGCGTTGGCGTTGCGGCCGCCGGTGACCGCGGTCGCGCCGGTGCTGGATCGGATCTTGGCGGATTTGGGGCTCTCCAGCGCTTTCGGCGGGGTGCTGACCACGCTCCCGGTGGTGTGCCTGGGAGTGTTCGCCTTCGTGGCGCCGAGGCTGCGGCAGCGCTTCGGTGACGAACGCGTGCTGGTGGGCTGCCTCGTGGTGCTGCTGATCGGCAACCTGCTGCGGGCGGGCGGATCGGTGCAGGCGCTGCTCGGCGGCACCATCGTCGTCGGCGCAGGCATCGCGGTCGCCAACGTGGCGCTGCCCGGACTGATCAAGCGGGACTTCCCGAGCCGGGTGCCGGGCGTGACCGCGCTCTACACGATGTGCCTGACGCTGGGCGGCGCGACCGCGGCCAGCACCGTCGTTCCGCTCGGCCGGGCGCTGGGATCGGAGTGGCGGTGGCCGTTGGGGCTGCTGGCGGTTCCGGTGCTGCTGGCCCTGCTGCTCACCGTGTTCGCGTTGCGCGGGTCGCGGACCGTCCAGCGGGCGATCAGCCCGGGAAGGCTGTGGCGCGACCCGCTGGCCTGGCAGGTCACAGTGTTCATGGGGCTGCAATCGCTGATGGCCTACGTCGTGTTCGGCTGGTTGCCGACGATGGCGCAGGACCGAGGGCTGTCCGCCGAGAGCGCGGGGCTGCTGCTCGGCGTGCAGGCGGCGGTGCAGGCGGTCGGGTCGCTGGCCGTTCCGGTGCTGTGCCGGAGGTTCCGGGATCAGCGGTGGATCGCGATGAGCCTCGCGGTGCTGACCGCGGCCGGGTTCGCCGGCGTGCTGCACGCGCCGGGCCTGGCCGGGATCTGGGCGGCGACGGTGCTGCTGGGCTTGGCGCAGGGCGCGGCGTTCGGGCTCGCGCTGACCTTGTTCGGGCTGCGCACACCGGAC harbors:
- a CDS encoding MFS transporter, whose product is MTVTGKQAERFAIGTLVLVVLVALALRPPVTAVAPVLDRILADLGLSSAFGGVLTTLPVVCLGVFAFVAPRLRQRFGDERVLVGCLVVLLIGNLLRAGGSVQALLGGTIVVGAGIAVANVALPGLIKRDFPSRVPGVTALYTMCLTLGGATAASTVVPLGRALGSEWRWPLGLLAVPVLLALLLTVFALRGSRTVQRAISPGRLWRDPLAWQVTVFMGLQSLMAYVVFGWLPTMAQDRGLSAESAGLLLGVQAAVQAVGSLAVPVLCRRFRDQRWIAMSLAVLTAAGFAGVLHAPGLAGIWAATVLLGLAQGAAFGLALTLFGLRTPDSETTAALSGMAQGAGYLIAALGPLAIGLVHGATGGWSIPLVLLLSCCAAETIAGAGAGRARTVRSVIGA
- a CDS encoding D-Ala-D-Ala carboxypeptidase family metallohydrolase; translated protein: MSRRIGSMSSAPLRLCSALAVALLVVAGSFVVAAPEAAAYSWTRQLQEGDSGEDVREVQIRVAGWAADEASKTNVAVDGQFGPGTTAAVSRFQSAYGLSASGVVDSATQDALNALEDSDGSTAHFDFAEFESKDGAGFGSGNVGASTVKENVRRLMYKLEAVRTKAGDAAITVNSGFRSIAHNESVGGAANSQHTYGIAADVVISGHSVGDTIGYAQTSGFSGIIRYDTFTHVDSRAEYDYGANSWYWSV
- the ftsY gene encoding signal recognition particle-docking protein FtsY, producing the protein MSTSNLILIAVVVAVVLLLAVVTGIVLARRRRISLREQEAERPAVQGGGYQAGGGFSFSSGATATAPPEHPVEQRPETEGQPGVGDDAAEPRDSARRGIVDVPLPAETEVEAETGAPREQPADRTGTTEDTTATDATTKAAEDEATESDGATAVGKVEDTTDTAPPTEVPEQGRTATPPDPAPAVAEPVTEIEEIEPTSGRLERLRGRLSRSRSTFGQGLLGLLGAGDLDEDSWEEVEDTLLMADLGAATTTEIVERLRTEIASRGVRTPDDARALLREVLIDALSTDAPRAVRALPHGDPADGGKPAVLLVVGVNGTGKTTTTGKLARVLIADGHKVLLGAADTFRAAAVEQLATWGERVGAEVVRGNEGQDPASVAFESVSRAGDTGVDAVLVDTAGRLHTKTGLMDELGKVKRVVEKRAQVDEVLLVLDATTGQNGLVQARVFSEVVDVTGIVLTKLDGTAKGGIVFQVQRELGVPVKLVGLGEGADHLAPFEPAAFVDALLG
- a CDS encoding anhydro-N-acetylmuramic acid kinase — its product is MSSWRVLGLISGTSMDGIDVAVGELSLPGGGVAELRPGGFTEVAYPAELRRRLLAALPPAGVDAREFCVLDTEVGLAFAAAARAGIAEFGEVDLIASLGQTLYHWVEDGRARGTTQLGQAAWIAEATGVPVIADLRARDVAAGGHGAPLAGVLDALWLADRPRPAIALNIGGIANITVVGGPEPLAYDTGPGNALLDAAAAQVTGGTAASDLGGLIAAGGQVHEELLARLLADDYYREAPPKSTGKEHFNADYLARAVRGLDVSGPDLLATLTELTAATIADACHRHGPREVIASGGGVHNPTLMAALRERLRGDRPGTADVEVHVSDDLGLPAAGKEGYLTALLGWLTWNGLPGNVPGTTGADGPRLLGAITPGTAPLRLPEPAREPVRRLRITHPTTPMEAE